The following is a genomic window from Neodiprion pinetum isolate iyNeoPine1 chromosome 3, iyNeoPine1.2, whole genome shotgun sequence.
TCGCCCGCACAAATCGTGCCATATTTATAGAAAACTGACTGGTGCTATAGGTTTTCCCGGATTACGTGTGTGTTTTTGTACGTCGGTATCTCCTTggcaaaagtgaaagaaattctgatatcgtacaaacggtgaatattcaacaagtcgCTAGCCCGATCGGCCATGTTTGACGCGACGTGATTTTATTgagttcatcattatttttattagacgTTATCAATGATCTGCGATAGTAGTGACTGAGATACagacgtacaattttattcaagctatcttttaaaaattttcccagtcaGATTCATATCCCCGTTTTATCAGGATTTGTGCGGGCGATTTCCCCGCTTCTGACgtcacgaaatatatatagGACATGCCAGGTCAGCGGCACCTTAAATATTAATGTATTCATGTAATCTTCAGGAGCAGATTTGATTTTCCACATGCAAACGCCAAACTTTCGTGAATACTGTCTGCTAGCCATTATTGTTTACCTCATCCTCATCAACGCATGAGGTCTCCGGCGGATTTCCGTCGTACTAAGCCATAATAATCACAGAGCTCAaccactgatatatatatacactggattGGATATTACCGTATACTCTACGTGTAAGCTCGTGTGTCCAATTGAACACTTGAATTTCCGCCATCTTGTACAGAAAGTTGTCACAGAATGCGCGCTAGATTTGAACTGCGTAAAATATGCTATTTAAATCTAACGATATATTCGTcacacaaaaaagtttttgacgagtaaaataatgtttgatacattaaatgaagaacaaatcattttttcgaaggtatattattatttacaattatatgaTGTAAAAGatcattaaataatatgacgaaaaacttgtatttaagcgtgatttttctttatgttcAAAAGAAGTCCTCAATTCTAAGAAGTTTCCGTCCATTATCCTTTATCCTATGGTGGGCTGAATTTCATacggattattcaaaaatttgtataacacTAATTCAACCATTAGGGAATCCATTTACCATCCATTGATCATCAAAGTGGAGCTTAAGacatgtaaaaaaagttttgaattaaacTATATCGAATTGGGTGagtaaaaactttattcaaaaatatggagaaTAAAACATTCCTTGCAAACGTTAAGGAATTTTTATAGAGTTGCGTGCGATAAACCACAACAATATAATTAGTAGTATCAATCCACAATCCATTcacatgaagaaaaagttacaagcacaatgaaaagaaaataaaaaagatgtacATATCTGAGCATGCAAATCAGGTACAAATGTGTAGGTGCTCATGTAATTTGGTTACATTCACTGTGGTGGGCCGATCGGATTCATCCTGAAATTCGGTCTGCTGCAAGTTTTCACCTACAGATAAGTTACTAATAAATAACGACAATGGAAATACACAGAAATGTGTCACACACGATTTTTCTGTAACAGAGCACTTTATAATCTGTAGGTAATTAACCGCTTCGACGACATTGACGCAATAGTGCATCACATCAACGTGTCTTTATGCACACTGAGTTTTCTCTGACCTAAAAGGTATTAATAGTTTCAGATCTTACCAAATAACGTTGGGATACTGCCTTTTCGTaaagttatataatttttacttttcttctgaAAGCAAGAGAGTTCAAAGTGGTCGGAACACAGAAAGCTATCACTTGATGGAGACCACGGACCAATGTTTATATTTGCGATCCACTGCTTCATAATATCAGGTTCATCCAATGGGAACCTACATAACAAGcaaagtttaaatttattaattcacaCGTTATGTTGCATTGAGTAACGGTACTTACTTGAAGAATGAATAGCCACGTCCATATTCCCTTAATCGGTGACAAGATGAACACTCTGATTTTGGGTTGTCAAATATAGTTGGTACACTGTtctttttcaatgtaattaGGAATCCTGTCCTATCAAAGCAGTCATTTGTAAAATGAGCCGAACACAATGTGCTATTTCGGTTTGGCTTCCAGTCCTTcctcttcatttcttttaacCACTGCTGAAGGTGCAACACATCTTTCACGGGAAATCTACAtatcgaattataatttaatcccTCAGTCAATAATacccgagttttcaatttcaattataataagatcggttcataattcaaatattgtgaatttttactgacACGATTCGTACGTTATAATActcgttaaatataattagtaaatACTTCGTATGCTGACATAACCTCTGCAAGTTATCATTTGCAGAACGCTTCAGCGTTGTATACTCACTTGTGAAATGATCGCCCACAATATTTTGATTGCTTTGTTTTGCAAAAACGCAGGTACTCATTGTTACCTCAATAATTGTTACTGTAATTTTCCAACACAAtcgattatatacacatacatatatcacgtatatatttatatatatctgaAGTGACAAGAATCTGTACAAAATGGCTACCGTTCAATTGGCGTGACGGCACCACGCTTAAATCCAATCcagtgtataggtatatatatcaGTGAGCTCAACACAGGGAGTATTCGCTGTGAGCCGCCGCTTGGAGGGGAGCTGCGAAACGATCGCAGCGCGCGGGGTGGCGAGTAGTGAGTTGAGCCAGCGTGTGTTGTGATAGCATTTTGTATGAGAAACAATAGACGGTATGTGGAATTACACTTGTTGTGCTGTTAACTGCAAAAATAACGGTAAAACTAGtgattgtatattttacaaGTTTCCAACTGCATCACATAGAATAGTTCAAAGGCAAAAATGGATTGCTgctgtgaaaagaaaaaagtaagtaaCATAACTTTACTTTCGATGCCTTagttttctatatttttaaaatcaagcCAACTATATCAATAGGTGAACTGTTATGCTATCTGCATGAAACactatataaatacataagtattattgttttttacagTCCTGATGGTTCAAAGTGGACTCCAAAAACTCATCATGTAATATATAATGCTCATTTCATTGGCAAGAAAAAATCAGATGATCCTGCGAGTCCAAGCTACGCGCCAACTCTATTCCCTCCAATTTATCATGCAAAGCAAGTAAATGAAAGAGCTGTTTTGAGCAGGTAAATGtatgagaagtaaaaaaataattataaaattgaataatatatatatcgatATTTACATAATAACATATGTATCTATTAATTATAGGTACAATCCACTCATGAACCGAAGAAAGACTCTTCACAAGCATAACATCGGAGTGAATTGTGATACTGGAAATCAAGTTAATGACGACTCCAACAATGTTGTCAATAATAGTGGACGTGAACCTATGGATATAAGCAGTGCCGAAGTAATATTAAAAAGTGATCAAGAGTGTTAAGTAGATTTTGTAAGTTCTGCTGGTatcgaacaaacaaaaactttcACTTGTAACAGATATATTTACATGACTAACTACTGCGATGCTGAAGTTCAAACTGAAATACCGAAAATTGCCACTCTCAAAACTATTgtgaataggaaaaaaatgaaagatgaaGAGGTACAATGCGGCACATCGTTAACAGATAGAGTAGATAAGTCGGTTGGTTTTAACGAGGCTGTAGTTGAACAAAATAGGAAACAGCGTAGTTTCTGTGGTTTTCCATCTATTAAGACCGATGAAGATTTATTAGGTATTGCTGTAGTGAACTTCCagaactttaattttttattatctaaaACTGAAAACCCATCGGAAAGATCTACAATAACAAGAGAACAGaggcttttaattttttttagtgaaaataaaaactggaCTGACATTTTCAGCCATAGCAATTTTCTTTGGTTTACATCGGTCAACTATCTCCAAGatattcttttcaactttacaatatttgagTTCGTCAACTGCAAATTTAGTGTTTTGGCCAAGTAGAGCTGCCGTACAGAAAACTATGCCGGAATGTTTTAAACCTCAGTACTCTTATACTCGGGTTATCATAGACTGCACTGAATTCAAGATAGATGTTCCGTCAAGTGTTGACGACCGTATTTACCGTTACTCTCATTATAAGAAAGGTTTTACAGCAAAAGTACTGATTGGAATCACACCATCTGGGTTCATCTGTTTCGAATCGAAAGTTGCTGGCGGTAGAAAAGGTGATTCCCAATTAAGTATTGAATCGAATTTGGTAGATTCAATGGAAGATGGTGATGTGGTTTTAGCAGATAAAGGTTTTCCTGAAATCAGATCTATCATTGATGCAAGTGGTAAACGAGTATTTCTTATTATGCCaccatttttggaaaaaaaatcagaatttttgaaagaagaaacagaTCTGACTTACAACATCGCAAGAGTTCGAATTCATGTAGAAAGAATTATGCAACGACTTAAAAcatatcaaattttgtataaaattccagAACATTTGTTCTTTTGCatcgataatattattcatgttATCTGCGTCTTAGTAAATTTACAGCCaccaattttttctaataaaacaaaaactatcaagcagaataataaaaacctTTATTCGTAAAAGGTAGTGGTTTTCattgtgtatttattaatattatattgctACATACTACTGGAGTTTCaactcgttattattttcaacttttcacttcACTGTTACAATGGAAATATCACttatttgataatatttttctgatTTGGATATTTATCAGTATGCCTCTAATGTAAATTAACACGCCGGCTGTTTAGCTTTTGAAATCACTAGGTGGCGGCACGAGCGAGGCTCACAGCGAATAGGGTAGCCCTCTGACACTTaccactgctcgtatactaaaaaattgtactcgtCTTGTCCCcattttttagttcctctacgtggcgctagtagactCCTGGTAGACTTCTGATACGCTCGCTGAGTTCCGTATAGTAAGCAgataaatataacaattattattttttattgttgttatatTTAGGGAATTATTTACGCAATTTAATGccactattattataatttatgacattatattttgttaataacaaataaaaatctgttcaGCGTATAGTTAGCAGAAAATGATtggatattcaattttttcccccgAATCAACTGGAAATCATTTGGGAAACGCGTATATAAGgttgaaataatttgcgaaataattgttttatcacaAAAACACGATAAATAAGTCGATCAATTTTTCTGGTATACCCAGTCTCTCAGTCGATATCGCATACCCGATGCGCGCAATATTGTGGGGTGTGATTTGGCTATGTTGACGCCGCTCCGTGAACGGCGTGAACCCAGCGGTTCTCAGTATTCTCACTCTCGGCTCTCAGGACGTACGACCTCCGTGAAGTTAGCCCCCCGaagttattgtttttaaatctAATTAATGCAATTCGTTTAAGAATCGTTTGAGAGGGTTTaagagtaaagaaaaatcgtttgagAGTTGATAGTTTTTcgggaaaattgattttaattttgggTGTGAAGTTGGCCCCCATATTTTCTATCTCCTCAAAAAATGGACTTagacgtttaatttttttttaatctattgCACATCGTTTGAGAGGATTAgagagtataaaaaaactgttagagagttaatattttaattgatattcCATAATTATTGAGTGATTGATTTCCCCATGATTTCCCCTAGTTTCCGAGAACTTCCGGCCTGCGCAATAGATATGCGCGGTGTACATGCGCAGTGTATCAAAAATCAGCTGGAGGCTGGTCGTGAGTATTCTGCGCCGAAGAAGCTGGCGTTTCTGTTTGATCGTGTGTTCTCCagtaacaaaatcaattaatcCTTCAAAAAGTTGAGCAACATTCCAACGAGAGCAATAATGTTCAAAGAGTGAAAGAACTTTTGGAATAAAGTCGTATAATAAATTGATCCGACGTTTTTTCAATGATCTTGCCAAACATCGTCGAGTTGTGAACAAATATTGAAGCTTGTGGGAATTCAGGGGTTATAAACACAGGGAAACGATACGTGATATGGtgagaactaaaaaaaatgacgttta
Proteins encoded in this region:
- the LOC124213607 gene encoding uncharacterized protein isoform X1; translated protein: MSTCVFAKQSNQNIVGDHFTSEYTTLKRSANDNLQRLCQHTKFPVKDVLHLQQWLKEMKRKDWKPNRNSTLCSAHFTNDCFDRTGFLITLKKNSVPTIFDNPKSECSSCHRLREYGRGYSFFKFPLDEPDIMKQWIANINIGPWSPSSDSFLCSDHFELSCFQKKSKNYITLRKGSIPTLFGENLQQTEFQDESDRPTTVNVTKLHEHLHICT
- the LOC124213607 gene encoding uncharacterized protein isoform X2, encoding MSTCVFAKQSNQNIVGDHFTSEYTTLKRSANDNLQRLCQHTKFPVKDVLHLQQWLKEMKRKDWKPNRNSTLCSAHFTNDCFDRTGFLITLKKNSVPTIFDNPKSECSSCHRLREYGRGYSFFKFPLDEPDIMKQWIANINIGPWSPSSDSFLCSDHFELSCFQKKSKNYITLRKGSIPTLFAPL